In a single window of the Drosophila albomicans strain 15112-1751.03 chromosome 3, ASM965048v2, whole genome shotgun sequence genome:
- the LOC117570453 gene encoding uncharacterized protein LOC117570453, whose protein sequence is MKMHEFDVKIYHIKYIMYHASGHAVCETNSTLYIREPTSERQLAALWFSPMARPEKPFAFRATEASKQKETAGVIPQKIELSAFAIKTRHFLMCYLKTKQNIRQSAKMAHKFKYETLT, encoded by the exons ATGAAGATGCACG AATTTGAcgtgaaaatataccacatcaAGTATATAATGTACCATGCGAGCGGTCACGCTGTGTGCGAGACAAATAGCACGCTGTATATTCGAGAACCAACCAGCGAACGGCAGCTCGCTGCTTTGTGGTTCAGCCCCATGGCCAGGCCAGAGAAGCCATTCGCATTTCGTGCCACTGaggcaagcaagcaaaaggAGACGGCGGGAGTAATTCCGCAAAAAATTGAGTTATCGGCATTTGCAATCAAAACTCGACATTTTTTAATGTGCTATCTAAAGACGAAGCAAAATATAAggcaaagtgcaaaaatggctcataaattcaaatacgaGACGCTTACGTAA